Below is a genomic region from Flammeovirgaceae bacterium SG7u.111.
GTGCGGGACTGGCAGGCAATGCCCTCCTCGCCGACTTTAAGGATGGGAAGGATGACTCGAAAAAAGCCCTTTCGGATGAGTATAGGTATGATATGAACGGAAACCTAATCTTCGACGACAACAAGGGTATCATAAATATTGAGTACAACCACCTGAACCTGCCAGAGCTAATCGATTTTGGTTCGGGCAACCAAATTGCTTACCGTTACAATGCAACAGGCGTAAAACTACAGAAAAAGGTATACGAAGAAGGCGTATTGGCGAAGGTGACCGATTACTTGGGCGGCTTCCACTACGAAGAGGATACCCTGCGCTTTGTACATACCGCGGAGGGAAGGGCGCTCTGGAAAGCGGAGCACCATGACCTTACACAAGACTTTGTGTACGAATACCATTACAAAGACCACCTCGGTAACCTACGGATGAGCGTAAGGAAGGGCGGTGAAGAAGCTGAATACCTTGCAACCTCCGAGCTGGACATGCAGGACTACGAGGAAGAGCAGCTTGGCTTTGAGAACATCAAGCTCACCCAGAACACGGAAGTGGCGAAAAATGGTTCGGTCTCGGCGTTGGTGGGCAACTGGGAGAACTACACCATTCCTGTTGGTCCGTACAAGCAGTTTGAGGTGGGCAAAGGTGATGCGATCGATGCCAGCGTGTTTGTGAGGTATTTGTATAGCGCTGACCAAAACGACCACCAATCTACCTTCCCTATCGGGACGACCATGGAAAACAATTTTGTACCGGACGGGAGCAGTAGCCCGATAAGCCTTGGCTTCGGGATAAGCTCCTTGGGGAACAACGATAATGGAAACGACGAGCCCGCAGCATACATCACCATAGAGCTTTATAACAAGGACGGGGAACTATTGGAAACCAAGACTCGCTGGGTACATGACATGGGTGGTGGCGGATGGTACAAGCTTAGCCCCTTAAGCGAGGTGACCGTAAAACAAGACGGTTATGTAAAAGTATATGTAGCAAACGAGAGCAAGACAAAAGTGTGGTTCGACGACTTGGAGATTACGCACAAAAAGGGTATCATAGCACAGGAAAACCACTACTACCCCTTCGGTATGAACATGGCGGGGATAGAAAGGCAAGGGATACCTGACCACCTCTTCCAGTATAACGGCAAGGAGAAACAGGTAGAGTTCGGGCTGCACTGGGCGGACTATGGGGCGAGATTTTATGACGGCCAGTTGGGACGCTTTCATTCAGTTGATCCCAAGGCTGAAATTTACGTTGATTTTGGTCAGTATATTTATGCGGCAAACGACCCAATCAGGTTAGTAGATAAAAATGGTGAAGGCCCTGGAGATGGTGTCTGGGAATTTGTGAAAGATGCAGGAAATGCGGTCGTTGCTGTAGCTGAAACAGTACGTGATTTTGGTGCAGGTGTGGGCAATGCATGGGCTTCGAATAATACCACAATATCAATGCCTGGGCTTGAGGTTTCCGGAGTAGATAGAATGGAACCGACTTCTTATGCAATGCAAGTCGGTCAAACCACAGGAGATTTGATAAGTGTAGCCCAGGGTGCTGCTGAAATGGTGATAGGAAGTAACATGACAGTAGGAGGAGCTACCGTGGCTGTTGTTACCTCTGAAACGGTCGTAGGTGCAGCAGCAGGTACTGGGGTTGCAGTAGCGGGCCTTGGAATAACTGCACATGGTACTAATACTGCAATGAACGGTATTAATAACCTTGCCAATAATAATGGGAGGGTTTATTCTAAAGGAAAAAAGGGTGGTTCAACCAAAGAAAATACTAAGAATCAAGGACTGGAGCGTAACTCACTAGAAAAGAGTCAAGAACAGTTAGAAGGGATCGAAGGAGCGCAACAACATCTGAAAAAACAAAAAAAAGGACAAAAACAGAATAAGATTCAGAGTACGAAAAAGAGTCAGCAAAGACTAGATAATGATCTGAAAAATATTGATTCGCTAGATGATTTAGACTAATGAAAACTACATCAATAGAAGAACTATTTCGAGAAGCAATCTCGATTCGAAATCAAGGAGATTTACAAAAAGCTATTTCTTCTTTTGAAGAAATTATCAAAACATACCCAAATCATCCTAAAATTAGTGGAGTATTCACGCTTCTTGCAGGTGTTTATAATGACAAAGGTGCTACACACAATGCTATGCTAAACTTTAAAAAGGCTACTGAGTTAAATCCAAAGTCTGAATTAGCTTCTTTAGGTTTGTACTTATCATATGTGAAATTGGAAGAATATGATAAAGCTATTGAAGAGTTGGGGCGATATCTTGATAAATATCCTGCGGAGAGATACAAAATAACTTTAGAAGAGTTACTAACTGATTTGGAACAAGGCTATGCCATTAACTATAAAGGCATTATTAAAGAATTGGCGCAGAAGAATGGTTTTAAAGTTAAATAAGGCATTTATTTTAAAATGCCAAACTACTTGCCCAAGCATATCAATGTTTCAAGCATCCTTGGGTCAGCGTCTGCTGGAGAAGATGGTTCCCCACTACTCTTATGGTTTAGCAAGGGGATGGGTATAAATTTTTTCATATTTTCGATTTTGGTTTATGACCGCGAAGATGCGGTGTACGAGCTTTGACCGGATGGCGTTTATGACGGACATCTTGTGCTTGCCCTCTTCCACTTTGCGGTCATAATATTTCCGAAGCTCTCCATCCGTCCTCAGTGTGGAGAGTGCCGCCATGTGGAATATTTTCTTCAGGCCCTTGTTGGCTTTTTGCGAGACCTTGTTGCGTGAGCGGATGCTCAATGCTGTCAATTTAAGCTTTAAATTATAAAATTACGTCTAGCGCGAGTGTCCCCCAACTACTCTTATGGTTTAAACAAGGGGATGCGTATAATTTTTTTCATATTTCCTGTCTTGTTTGATGACCGCAAAGATACGGTGTACGAGCTTTGATCGGATGGCGTTTATGACGGACATCTTGTGCTTGCCCTCCTCCACTTTGCGGTCGTAATATTTCCGCAGGTCCCCCTTTGTCCTCAAGGTGGAGAGGGCGGCCATGTGGTATATTTTCTTCAGGCCCTTGTTGGCTTTTTGCGAGACCTTGTTGCGTGAGCGGATGCTGCTGCCCGACACATACCTGAACGGGGCGCAGCCGATGTGGCAGGCAAACTTCTTGGGGTCGTCAAATTTCTGGAAGTTTTCCGTGGCCACTATCGTGGCGATGGCCGTCTGCTTTCCCACGCCCTCCACGGAGACGATCTTGTCGAAACTGTCCTTGATGTCCGGATCATCCTCTATCAACTGGGCTATCTGTTCCTCTATCTCATCGACCGTTTTTTTATAGGCGGCGATGAGCTTCTCCACCCTTTTTTCTTTTTCCTTGAAATATTCCTTGTCGATGAACCCTTCTTCTTGTTTCAACTGTCCCCTGTACTTTGAGAGGTCGCGCATGGCAAGGTCCCGTTCGGCGGATAGCAGCTTTAACTTGTTGATAGTCTTGGGTGTAGGCTTTACCAATCTTGCCTTGTCGGCGAACCGCTTGGCATAGCCGGCGATCCTCTCGGCATCCACCTTGTCGTCCTTTCCCCTTGTCATTCCCTGCGAGCGGGAGATGGAATAAGGTGATTCCATCCAGAGGCAAAGCCCCAGGTCCAGGGACACTTCCATCAGCTTGTTGCCGAACTGTCCTGTGTGCTCGGCACATAGCAAGGTGTCTTCTTTGCCTAGCCCGTGCTCCCTGAACAGGGACTTGAGCCCTTTGCCCAGGGCTTTCCCGTCGTTGTCCCATTTGAGGTCGATGAGCTCGCCGTGGCTGGTCAGGAGGGCCAGGTCGATGGTGTCTTTGCTGATGTCGATGCCGATAAAGTTTTTAAATTCCATGGTTATCCGTATTTTTATGTTGGACAAAAAACCTAGAGGCCAGGGACCCGGTGCGTAGCCTAACTACCTTAACGGTGACAAACTCTTATACAGGCCTGGGCACGGGAGGGGACACGGGCATCCAGCAGTGGGATGAATCTTATTCATGGTCGGAGTTGAGTCGCCCATGCCCCCCTTGGCCAAAAGGAAATCAAGGTTTTCCAATTAAACACAATCCTTCGAATAATACAACTGCACAAATCTAAGGTGGTCGGAGCGGACGCTCAATGCTGTCAACTTAAGAAAAAATGCATATATTCATTCTAAAAGAATGGACATGGATATCTCTGCTTTTTTTCGGGGCTCAGCAGCTCGCTCACCGATACATCTTTCCAAAGGAGGCACACGCCGGAGGCTACCAGTTTTACGAGGGACAGGGTGTTTGGTTTTGAGGACATCGTGCTCATGTTGATCAACAGGGTAGTAAAAAGTATCGGGCTGGAGGTCGCCGGTTTCTTTTCCGCCCTTGGCCGCCATAAGGACGCCTCCAGGCAGGCGTTCTCCGCCGCACGGCTGAAGCTGGCGCACACGGCCTTCCTGGAGCTCAACTCGGGGCACATCGGCAGGTTCTACAAAAGCCCCCTTGTGGAGGCCTATGGGGACAATTACCTGTTGTTGGCCGTAGACGGCAGCTTGTTCCAGCTGCCCGATAGCAAGGAGCTAAAGGAGCGTTTCGGCGCATGGAAGAACAACCACGGCGAGGGCATGGCCATGGCAAGGGCGTCGGTTATCTATGACGTGCTCAACCACCAGGTGCTCTCCGCCCGCCTCTCGCCCTTGGAAAACGGGGAGGGAAAACTGTTCAGGGAACAGCACGACGGGCTGTCGATAGACAAGCCTTATATCTACCTGCTGGACCGGGGCTACCCCTCGTTCGACCTGTGCTCCCACATCAGGGCGGGCGGCGGGCATTTTGTCATCCGCTGCAAGAAGGACTTCAACAAAGGCGTCAAGGCCTTTGCAGGATCCGGGCAGGTGGACGGGCGGATAGTGCTGTCGCCGCCGACATATTATGGCAAGAAGAGGGGCGGCAAGGTGTCGAGCGATTATAAGGAGCCCCTAGAGGTACGTATCGTGAGGATAAGGCTGAAGACCGGCGGATATGAATACCTATTGACCGACCTAGGCCTTGCAAGAAAGGAACTGTCCCGCCTGTATGGGCTGAGGTGGGGAGTGGAGACGATGTTCGGCTACCTGAAGGACTGTATGGAGATAGAGAACTTCTCCTCCAAAAAAGAGGAAGGGGTGCTGCAAGATTTCCACGCGGCGATACTGGCGGCCAACCTGATAAGGATAATCATAGACGATACGGACAAAGGGCTTGGGCAAAAAGAGGGCGGACTGTACAGATATCAGGTCAACAGAAAAACGGCCACTGGCCTATTGAGGGGAGATGTGCTGAGGCTGTTGGCCAAGCCCCCGGAAGACTGGGCCGCCGAGATACAAAGGCTCAAAAAATAAGATATCCAGGCACAAGGTCGCCATAAAACCGGACAGGAGCTTCGAGAGGAAGAAGAAGCGGTGGAGGCAAAAGTTCAGCATCAATAAAAAAAGGGCGTTATGACCTTAAGTTGACAGCATTGAGCGGACGCTCGTACCAGTTGGAGAACAACACGTTCTTTCTCCCTAACTCGTCATTCCAACGCAAGTTGGAATCTCCTCCCTACCTAACACAAGGCAACTTCCTTAGGAAAAAGCCCCCTGCAAAGACTGTCACAAAAAAAGGTGCAGGAAATACATCCTGCACCTTTTGGCTTGCTTTTACAAATTACTTCCAACTCCTTCCCACCGCATCTTTGCGGTTATAAACCAAGACAAGAAATATGAAAAAAATTTATACGCACTCCCTTGCTTAAACCATAAGAGTAGTTGGGTCAATTATTCCCTGCTGCTAACCCCACCTTTTTTCTCAATAAAGGAAATTGCTTTTTGTGCCTTTTGGCTATTAGAGGTGAGAATATTTTAGGTTCATCAAGTGTCATGCAAGAAATGAATAACTTTTGACCACTTTTCAAACTTAAAGTCATGTATGAATAATTACCCCAATACACAAAGTTGATTCTCTTATCGTAGAGTACTGGTGATAGAAATACATCTATATATTCAATGTCATCCTTTAAAAAGACTATTTTTTCATTTTGAGAGTGTAGGGTAAAGCTTTCACCATCTGTTACCAACTCAACATCCTTAGCAAAGGAATAGTGGTTGTACCAAAAGATGAAACCAGGAAGTGAAAAAAACACCAATACGTATAAGGATAAATAGAGGTACATATTAAGTATTTCCAACACATCAGTCTCCTTAAAATATATCAAGACTGCAGGACATCCTATGAAAACCATAATAAGATAAGGAGGTAAGAATACGTTAATTGCGTATTTCTTTCTCTTTCCCTTATCATATCTGAACCTTTTTTGTATGCTCATTTTAATTGCTAAGATTAAGACCTGAAAACCATGTTTTCCAATTTAACAAACGTTTTGTATCTTGAACGGATTTTACTTTATTCCATTCGGGAGTGTTCTTATACATTATTTCAAACCTTCTGTGTTGTTCCTTTTTTATGTCATAAATAATTTCACCAACATAAAATGCTCCCCCTACTACCAATCCAGCGGGACCGGTTAGAGCGTATGTAGCGTAAAGACCTAAACCGTTGCCGACTAGTTTGTATGTTAAACGTTTGCCTGAAATTTCACCTTGTTTAAATTTATAAATATCTACACCAGCACCTATAACTGCGGTTGCGGGTCCTATTGCTTGTAATCCTTTTGATGTTAATTTTAAAGCTTTGTATGGCAATTTAGAATACGAATGAAATGCGGCAATTTTTACACCTGATTCATTGTAAATAGGAATAGTTTCCTTCCTCATTAAAAGCTTACCCGTTCCTATCAATTTTTCGTAAGAATTAGCTTCATCTAAAACACCATCTATTAGGTTGGTTTCAGACCAAGAAGCATCTACAAAAGAATTAATTACACCAGTATACCACCCTGTTCCATTATTCGATGTGTTTTCACCCTTATTTTTATCCTTATCACCTGTATCATTGGAAGTCCATTTAAAACCATCTGGAAGCTGCCCGCCTTTTTCTATGAATTTTAGAATATCAGCTGCTTCTAACAGGCCTGTGGGATCGTTAAGTCGTATAGGGTTATTAAAACCGTATCTATATGGCGTCCAGCTTGTTTCGGCTTCTGCCAAAGGGTCAACTTGATGCCATCTTCCCAATTGGTTATCATAGCTTCTAAATTCAGTCTCATACCAATTCAAACCAAAATTTTCCTCCTTTTCTACGCCTCCATTATACTGGAACTTATGATCTGGCATCCCTTGTCTTTCTATCCCCGCCATGTTCATGCCGAAGGGGTAGTAGTGGTTCTCCTGTGCTATGATACCCTTTTTGTGGGTGATCTGCAAGTCGTCGAACCATACCTTTGCCGCACTCTCGTTGGCCACATATACCTTTGCATAGCCGTCCTGTTCCACTGCCACCTCTTGCAAGGGGCTGAGCCTGTACCATCCGCCGTACATCCCGCTGACCCATCGTGTCTCCTTGCCCACCAGGCTGCCATCGCTGTTGTAGAGCTCCACGGTGATGTAGGCCGCCGGCTCGTTCGTGGTGGGGTTGTCGCCCAAGGCTCTTACCCCAAAGCTCAGGCCTATGGGTGCCGATTGGCCCTCCGGAACGAAGGAATTTCCCATTGAAGTCCCCGGGCTCATGGGTGACTGGGTAGCGGCCGCCCCCCCGTTGTCGCCCTCGCAGCTCACGAACACACTTGCGGCGATCTTGTCGCCCCTGCCCACCTCAAACTGTTTGAAAGGTCCCACAGGCAGTTGGTAGCCCAATGTATTTCTTACCAAAGCGGAGACCTGCCCATTTTTGGCCCGCTCCATGTCCTGGGTGACCTTGATGTTCTCGAAGCCCAGCTGCTCCTCCTCGTAGTCCTGCATGGCAAGCTCTGAGGTTGCCTCATATACGGCATCTGGGTCGCCTTTCCTCACGCTCATCCTCAGGTTGCCCAGGTGGTCCTTGTAGTGGTATTCGTACACAAAGTCGTCGAGGCCGTCGTGCTCCGTCTTCCAGAGCGCCCTTCCCTCGGCGGTGTGCACAAAGCGCAAGGTGTCCTCTTCGTAGTGGAAGCCGCCCAGGTAATCGGTTGTCTTTGCCAGCTTCCCACCCTCGTACACTTTTTTCTGGAGCTTGACCCCCGCCGCGTCGTAGCGGTATCGGATCGTATTGCCCGAGCCAAAGTCGATCAGCTCCGGCAGGTTGAGGTGGTTGTAGTCGATATCGACGATCCCCTTGTTCTTGTCGGAGGTCAGGTTGCCGTTCTGGTCGTAGCCGTATTCCCCCGAGGTTGCCTTCTGGCCGTTCGCCTTCCCGTCCTTGAAGTCCGCCAACAGGGCGTCCCCCGCCAAGCCCTCGTCGTCCGTAACCGCCGTGAGCCTGTTGCTGATCCCGCCCGACTCGTATTCATAGCTGAGGTTGTCCACCCGTCCATAGGTATTTTGTGTGGGGTCGCTGCCCAGGTCGGTCAGCCCATAGCGCTGCAGCCCCTCGATGTTGCCGTTGGCGTCATAGCCGATGCCCACCACGTCGAAGTTCTCGTAGGCCCTGCCCGTTGCCGAGTAGTCCGCGCCGGTCAGCCTGTTCAGGTCGTCGTAGGCATAGCTGTACTGTCGTTGTACCCCGTCGAGGTCGGTCTTCCAGATCGCCCTGCCGATGTTGCCGTTGTATTGGGCTTTTTCGTCACCGGTGTTCTCGTACTGCAGCTCCATGGCGAAGAGCCGGTCTTCGTCCACCCCGTCTAGGTCGTTGATCTTGGTGAGCCACCCCCGGATGTTGTATCGGTAGTCTATGGCCTGTAGCGACTGCGCCCCGTCCTTGGCAAACGCCTTTTCCTCCAGCTGCCCGAGGGCGTTGTAGGTGTTCGACGCCAGTACCTCTGCCCCTGTTTCCGTCTGTAGGTCGAATGCTTGTTTTACTTCTAGCAGCCTATCGGCATGGTCGTAATAGAACCAGTTCTTCACCACCGTTTCCTTTTTGTCGGCCTTGGGGTTGGAGTGCCTCGTATGGGTATGGGTCACCTTTCCCACAAAATCGTATTGGTTGGTCACGATGTCCGTCCCCCCGTTGTGGTTCTTTCCTTGGGTCTGCACCACCCTCCCTTTTTGGTCGTAGAAGGTCACGGTCTTTAAAAAGCCGTTGTCCCCGTCGCCCAGCTGCCTCACCTTGGTGGCGGTCAGCAGCCCCTTCACGTCGTAGGTCACCGCCTGTTCCGGCATGAAGCTGGCCTCGCCAACGTCCGCATACGTTTCGTCCG
It encodes:
- a CDS encoding tetratricopeptide repeat protein, giving the protein MKTTSIEELFREAISIRNQGDLQKAISSFEEIIKTYPNHPKISGVFTLLAGVYNDKGATHNAMLNFKKATELNPKSELASLGLYLSYVKLEEYDKAIEELGRYLDKYPAERYKITLEELLTDLEQGYAINYKGIIKELAQKNGFKVK
- a CDS encoding transposase, with product MTALSIRSRNKVSQKANKGLKKIFHMAALSTLRTDGELRKYYDRKVEEGKHKMSVINAIRSKLVHRIFAVINQNRKYEKIYTHPLAKP
- a CDS encoding transposase, with the protein product MEFKNFIGIDISKDTIDLALLTSHGELIDLKWDNDGKALGKGLKSLFREHGLGKEDTLLCAEHTGQFGNKLMEVSLDLGLCLWMESPYSISRSQGMTRGKDDKVDAERIAGYAKRFADKARLVKPTPKTINKLKLLSAERDLAMRDLSKYRGQLKQEEGFIDKEYFKEKEKRVEKLIAAYKKTVDEIEEQIAQLIEDDPDIKDSFDKIVSVEGVGKQTAIATIVATENFQKFDDPKKFACHIGCAPFRYVSGSSIRSRNKVSQKANKGLKKIYHMAALSTLRTKGDLRKYYDRKVEEGKHKMSVINAIRSKLVHRIFAVIKQDRKYEKNYTHPLV
- a CDS encoding DUF6443 domain-containing protein; amino-acid sequence: MRLKIYSLFLLVLGWLAARDAQAQTDKNYVRTHVYKKVNLSSDPNGLSKDQVQTSTQYLDGLGRPIQNVVKKGSPEGLDIVIPIVYDQFGREANSYLPYVSGTGSDGSFKTGAVSAQQAFYGGLFTGEGTSAFTTRSFEASPLNRVLDETGPGKNWHDNDKKVSYLQKTNLKTDGIRIWTVGTAAGATPSTSDTYGDGELYVTEMTDEEGHISREYTDKQGKVVLKEVQDGNGFLKTYYVYDDYGNLRYVLPPKAIEKMGSSYSGHASFATILANLCFKYTYDARNRMVAKRVPGTGGETYMVYDKLDRLVLVQDVKQRTRNEWLFTKYDRFSRPVLTGIYTESPGVDVYASMKAVDPSNYAVGTVESDEGLLEGKDIVSEWHEGHHTYRASNSIALLPGFKVDGAAQAFVADISSSVNTGDRQHGYAVQAGDFPAAADLYVLTASYYDDYDLDNDGTADETYADVGEASFMPEQAVTYDVKGLLTATKVRQLGDGDNGFLKTVTFYDQKGRVVQTQGKNHNGGTDIVTNQYDFVGKVTHTHTRHSNPKADKKETVVKNWFYYDHADRLLEVKQAFDLQTETGAEVLASNTYNALGQLEEKAFAKDGAQSLQAIDYRYNIRGWLTKINDLDGVDEDRLFAMELQYENTGDEKAQYNGNIGRAIWKTDLDGVQRQYSYAYDDLNRLTGADYSATGRAYENFDVVGIGYDANGNIEGLQRYGLTDLGSDPTQNTYGRVDNLSYEYESGGISNRLTAVTDDEGLAGDALLADFKDGKANGQKATSGEYGYDQNGNLTSDKNKGIVDIDYNHLNLPELIDFGSGNTIRYRYDAAGVKLQKKVYEGGKLAKTTDYLGGFHYEEDTLRFVHTAEGRALWKTEHDGLDDFVYEYHYKDHLGNLRMSVRKGDPDAVYEATSELAMQDYEEEQLGFENIKVTQDMERAKNGQVSALVRNTLGYQLPVGPFKQFEVGRGDKIAASVFVSCEGDNGGAAATQSPMSPGTSMGNSFVPEGQSAPIGLSFGVRALGDNPTTNEPAAYITVELYNSDGSLVGKETRWVSGMYGGWYRLSPLQEVAVEQDGYAKVYVANESAAKVWFDDLQITHKKGIIAQENHYYPFGMNMAGIERQGMPDHKFQYNGGVEKEENFGLNWYETEFRSYDNQLGRWHQVDPLAEAETSWTPYRYGFNNPIRLNDPTGLLEAADILKFIEKGGQLPDGFKWTSNDTGDKDKNKGENTSNNGTGWYTGVINSFVDASWSETNLIDGVLDEANSYEKLIGTGKLLMRKETIPIYNESGVKIAAFHSYSKLPYKALKLTSKGLQAIGPATAVIGAGVDIYKFKQGEISGKRLTYKLVGNGLGLYATYALTGPAGLVVGGAFYVGEIIYDIKKEQHRRFEIMYKNTPEWNKVKSVQDTKRLLNWKTWFSGLNLSN